The Nocardia sp. NBC_00508 nucleotide sequence CTGGAATGTCGGGGGGTGGTGGTGAGCGCGCTAGGTCAGGGCCCGGCGCAGCTTTTCCAGTCGGCCGACGGCGCTGCCGTCGATCACGTCGTCACCGATGCGCACGACGAGCCCGCTCAGCAAACTCGGGTCGACCTCGACGTGCACCGTGATCGCCTTGCCGTAGATTCGGCGCAGCGAGACGGCCAGCCGTTCGCGCTGCTGCTCGGTGAGCGCGATCGCGGCGTGCACGTGCGCCACGATCTGATCGCGGCGACCCGCTGCCAGGTCGGACAGCTCGTCGAAAGCCGCGCCGATGCTCGTGCGCTGCCTGGTCACCACCTGCTCCGCCAGGGTCAGGGTGATCGGCTCCGTCTTGTCCGCGAGCAGGCGGGTGACCAGCTCGCGCTTGGCCGAAGCCGGCTTCGCCCGATCCGACAGAGCCTGCTCCAGCTCGGGGTTGTCGCTGATGATCCGGCCGAGCCGGAACAGCTCGTCCTCGACCGCGTCGAGTCGACCGCGCTGCGCCGCCGACTCCAGCAACGCCTCCTGGCCGAGCAGCACCAGAGTGTCGACCAGGTCCGCGGTGCGCGACCAGTCCTGGGCCACCGCGGTGGTCAGCACCGCCAGCGTGGCAGCGCTGACCTTGCCGCCGAAGACCCGCTCGCAGAGTTCCGCGCGCGCGGAACCCGGCACCGACACGTCCGCGAGCGCCACACGCAGCGAACGCTGGTCGTCCAGCACGGCGACAACGGCGAACAGTTCCGAGCCCGTCGTGGCCGCAGCCGTATCGCTTCCGGTCAGAGCGGCCCGAAGCGCCTCACGGGACCGGGCGCTTGCCTCGCGGCTCGCTGCGTACATGCTTCTCACTTTCGCGTCGTTACCTTCCGACCCCGATGCCAGCATCCGACTCGTCGAGCTCGTCGAGGAACCGCTCGATCGACGCCGCCTGCTTGGCCTCGTCCGACACCGACTGTCCGATGATCTTCTCGGCCAGGTCGACGGCCGTGCGGCCGACTTCGGAGCGGAGTTCGGTCAGGATCTGCTGGCGCTGGGCTTCCAGCTGGGTGTGGCCTGCCGCGACGATGCGGTCGCTTTCGGCCTGAGCCTCGGCACGCATCTGGGCGAGGATCTCCTGGCCCTGGGTACGCGCGTCCTCCCGGATGCGAGCGGCCTCGAGCCGGGCCTCGGCCAGCTGCTGCTGGTACTGCTGCAGGGTGAGCTGAGCTTCCTCCTGCGCGGCTTCCGCGCGAGCGATGCCGCCTTCGATCTTGTCGGAGCGCTCGTCGAGCGTCTTCATCAGACGCGGAACCACGTACTTGTAGAACAGGGCCGCAATGATGATGACGCAGACGATCGACCAGACGATGTCGTACGTTTCGGGGACGAGAGGATTCACTTCCTCTCCCTCCGCCGCCGCGAGCAAAACTGACTCGTACATCGGAATCAGAAAATGAAGCCGGCGACGAGACCGATGAGCGCGAGCGCCTCGGTGAACGCGATACCGAGGAACATGTTGGTGCGGATGGTGCCCTGCAGCTCAGGCTGACGCGCGATGCCCTCGATGGCCTTGCCGACGACGATGCCGACGCCGATGCCGGGGCCGATCGCGGCGAGACCGTAGCCGACAGCGCCGAGACCCTTGAAGGTGCTCTCGTTGGTCGCGGCTTCCTGGGCCAGGTAAGCGAGGCTCATGAGTCTTCCATTCCCTTTCTGTTGCCCACCCGCCGGTCGGCGTGGTGTAGCAGGTTTCCGGTAGTTGTCGGTCAGGTCAGTGATCGGCCGCGTGCTGTGCGAGCCCGATGTAGACGGCGGTCAGCAGCGCAAACACGTAGGCCTGCAGGAAGATGACCAACATCTCGAACAGCGTGAATCCGAGTCCCGCGAGCAGCGAGAACGGCGAGAACACCTTCATCCATGCGGCGGCGTCGAACAGGAAGAACCAGGTCGCGCTGAAGAACAGCACCAACATGATGTGACCGGCGAGCATGTTGGCCATGAGTC carries:
- a CDS encoding F0F1 ATP synthase subunit delta, with product MYAASREASARSREALRAALTGSDTAAATTGSELFAVVAVLDDQRSLRVALADVSVPGSARAELCERVFGGKVSAATLAVLTTAVAQDWSRTADLVDTLVLLGQEALLESAAQRGRLDAVEDELFRLGRIISDNPELEQALSDRAKPASAKRELVTRLLADKTEPITLTLAEQVVTRQRTSIGAAFDELSDLAAGRRDQIVAHVHAAIALTEQQRERLAVSLRRIYGKAITVHVEVDPSLLSGLVVRIGDDVIDGSAVGRLEKLRRALT
- a CDS encoding F0F1 ATP synthase subunit B, with amino-acid sequence MYESVLLAAAEGEEVNPLVPETYDIVWSIVCVIIIAALFYKYVVPRLMKTLDERSDKIEGGIARAEAAQEEAQLTLQQYQQQLAEARLEAARIREDARTQGQEILAQMRAEAQAESDRIVAAGHTQLEAQRQQILTELRSEVGRTAVDLAEKIIGQSVSDEAKQAASIERFLDELDESDAGIGVGR
- a CDS encoding ATP synthase F0 subunit C, whose product is MSLAYLAQEAATNESTFKGLGAVGYGLAAIGPGIGVGIVVGKAIEGIARQPELQGTIRTNMFLGIAFTEALALIGLVAGFIF